The following coding sequences are from one Capsicum annuum cultivar UCD-10X-F1 chromosome 3, UCD10Xv1.1, whole genome shotgun sequence window:
- the LOC107863435 gene encoding monocopper oxidase-like protein SKS1 isoform X1 produces the protein MASFFMRSRLVLHRVCCCIALLFTLCFAADPFAEFKLEYTYITVSPLGVPQQVIAVNGKFPGPVLNVTTNYNVVVDVRNKLDEDLLVTWSGIQMRRTSWQDGVLGTNCAIPAGWNFTYQFQVKDQIGSFFYFPSINLQRAAGGFGSFIVTNRNIIPIPFSPPDGDIVIIIGDWYTRSHKALRKDLDDGKQLGMPDGVLINGKGPYRYNTTLVPDGIDHDTIDVDPGKTYRVRVHNVGVSTCLNFRIQNHNLLLVETEGYYTSQQNYTSVDIHVGQSYTFLVTMDQNASSDYYIVASARFVNQTIWQKVTGVGILHYFNSKGKAAGPLPDPPNDVYDTSYALNQAMSIRQNVSASGARPNPQGSFHYGQINVTDVYFLKSVPPVSIDGKLRATFNGISFKNPATPMRLADVYYVKGDYKLDFPNKPMNRPPKVDTSIINATYKGFIEIVLQNNDTVVQSFHMDGYSFFVAGMGSGEWTENNRGSYNRWDAISRSTTQVFPGGWTAVLVSLDNVGVWNLRAENLDRWYLGQETYMRVINPEDHSNKTEMPVPENVLYCGALASKQKKQKASSATTIFGSSELYFTLLLVFSAVISFLF, from the exons GTTATAGCTGTGAATGGAAAATTTCCAGGTCCTGTCCTTAACGTTACAACCAATTATAATGTTGTGGTGGACGTGAGGAACAAATTGGATGAAGATCTTCTTGTCACTTG GTCCGGAATTCAGATGCGACGCACTTCCTGGCAAGATGGGGTTCTTGGTACAAATTGCGCCATCCCTGCTGGATGGAACTTCACTTACCAGTTTCAAGTAAAGGATCAGATTGGtagttttttctattttccttCCATCAACCTGCAGAGGGCAGCTGGTGGTTTCGGTTCTTTTATTGTCACGAACCGTAATATTATCCCTATTCCCTTTAGCCCTCCGGATGGAGATATAGTGATAATTATTGGCGATTGGTACACTCGCAGCCATAAG GCTTTGAGGAAGGACCTTGATGACGGAAAGCAATTGGGGATGCCAGATGGAGTACTTATTAATGGAAAAGGCCCATACAGATACAACACGACACTTGTACCTGATGGGATTGACCACGATACAATAGATGTTGATCCAG GCAAAACCTATCGGGTTCGGGTGCACAATGTTGGAGTCTCTACTTGTTTGAATTTTAggattcaaaatcataatctactcttGGTGGAGACGGAGGGATATTACACTTCACAGCAGAATTATACTAGTGTAGATATTCATGTTGGGCAGTCTTACACATTTCTGGTTACCATGGATCAGAATGCAAGTAGTGATTACTACATTGTGGCGAGTGCTAGGTTTGTAAACCAAACAATCTGGCAAAAAGTAACTGGTGTTGGTATTTTGCATTATTTCAACTCCAAAGGAAAGGCAGCTGGCCCACTTCCAGACCCTCCAAATGATGTGTATGACACATCTTATGCACTGAATCAGGCAATGTCCATCAG GCAAAATGTTTCTGCAAGTGGAGCTCGGCCGAATCCTCAAGGATCTTTCCATTATGGTCAAATTAATGTCACAGATGTTTATTTTCTAAAGAGTGTGCCACCAGTGTCAATTGATGGAAAGCTTCGAGCTACCTTTAATGGGATTTCATTTAAAAATCCTGCCACTCCAATGAGGCTTGCTGATGTATACTATGTGAAGGGTGACTACAAGCTTGATTTCCCGAATAAGCCAATGAATAGACCACCCAAGGTGGACACGTCCATTATCAATGCCACATACAAGGGATTTATAGAAATTGTATTGCAGAACAATGACACGGTAGTCCAGAGCTTTCACATGGATGGCTACTCATTTTTTGTTGCTGG GATGGGTTCTGGAGAATGGACAGAGAACAACAGGGGATCTTATAATAGGTGGGATGCAATTTCCCGGTCTACAACTCAG GTTTTTCCTGGTGGATGGACAGCAGTTTTGGTATCTCTCGACAATGTTGGGGTGTGGAACCTCAGAGCAGAAAACCTGGACAGGTGGTATTTAGGGCAGGAGACGTATATGCGAGTCATTAATCCTGAAGATCACAGCAACAAGACAGAAATGCCGGTGCCTGAAAACGTTCTTTATTGTGGTGCCCTTGCATCTAAGCAAAA GAAACAGAAAGCATCTTCAGCGACAACCATATTTGGAAGCTCAGAGCTATATTTTACATTGCTGTTGGTATTCTCTGCTGTTATCAGTTTTCTATTCTAG
- the LOC107863435 gene encoding monocopper oxidase-like protein SKS1 isoform X2: MRRTSWQDGVLGTNCAIPAGWNFTYQFQVKDQIGSFFYFPSINLQRAAGGFGSFIVTNRNIIPIPFSPPDGDIVIIIGDWYTRSHKALRKDLDDGKQLGMPDGVLINGKGPYRYNTTLVPDGIDHDTIDVDPGKTYRVRVHNVGVSTCLNFRIQNHNLLLVETEGYYTSQQNYTSVDIHVGQSYTFLVTMDQNASSDYYIVASARFVNQTIWQKVTGVGILHYFNSKGKAAGPLPDPPNDVYDTSYALNQAMSIRQNVSASGARPNPQGSFHYGQINVTDVYFLKSVPPVSIDGKLRATFNGISFKNPATPMRLADVYYVKGDYKLDFPNKPMNRPPKVDTSIINATYKGFIEIVLQNNDTVVQSFHMDGYSFFVAGMGSGEWTENNRGSYNRWDAISRSTTQVFPGGWTAVLVSLDNVGVWNLRAENLDRWYLGQETYMRVINPEDHSNKTEMPVPENVLYCGALASKQKKQKASSATTIFGSSELYFTLLLVFSAVISFLF; this comes from the exons ATGCGACGCACTTCCTGGCAAGATGGGGTTCTTGGTACAAATTGCGCCATCCCTGCTGGATGGAACTTCACTTACCAGTTTCAAGTAAAGGATCAGATTGGtagttttttctattttccttCCATCAACCTGCAGAGGGCAGCTGGTGGTTTCGGTTCTTTTATTGTCACGAACCGTAATATTATCCCTATTCCCTTTAGCCCTCCGGATGGAGATATAGTGATAATTATTGGCGATTGGTACACTCGCAGCCATAAG GCTTTGAGGAAGGACCTTGATGACGGAAAGCAATTGGGGATGCCAGATGGAGTACTTATTAATGGAAAAGGCCCATACAGATACAACACGACACTTGTACCTGATGGGATTGACCACGATACAATAGATGTTGATCCAG GCAAAACCTATCGGGTTCGGGTGCACAATGTTGGAGTCTCTACTTGTTTGAATTTTAggattcaaaatcataatctactcttGGTGGAGACGGAGGGATATTACACTTCACAGCAGAATTATACTAGTGTAGATATTCATGTTGGGCAGTCTTACACATTTCTGGTTACCATGGATCAGAATGCAAGTAGTGATTACTACATTGTGGCGAGTGCTAGGTTTGTAAACCAAACAATCTGGCAAAAAGTAACTGGTGTTGGTATTTTGCATTATTTCAACTCCAAAGGAAAGGCAGCTGGCCCACTTCCAGACCCTCCAAATGATGTGTATGACACATCTTATGCACTGAATCAGGCAATGTCCATCAG GCAAAATGTTTCTGCAAGTGGAGCTCGGCCGAATCCTCAAGGATCTTTCCATTATGGTCAAATTAATGTCACAGATGTTTATTTTCTAAAGAGTGTGCCACCAGTGTCAATTGATGGAAAGCTTCGAGCTACCTTTAATGGGATTTCATTTAAAAATCCTGCCACTCCAATGAGGCTTGCTGATGTATACTATGTGAAGGGTGACTACAAGCTTGATTTCCCGAATAAGCCAATGAATAGACCACCCAAGGTGGACACGTCCATTATCAATGCCACATACAAGGGATTTATAGAAATTGTATTGCAGAACAATGACACGGTAGTCCAGAGCTTTCACATGGATGGCTACTCATTTTTTGTTGCTGG GATGGGTTCTGGAGAATGGACAGAGAACAACAGGGGATCTTATAATAGGTGGGATGCAATTTCCCGGTCTACAACTCAG GTTTTTCCTGGTGGATGGACAGCAGTTTTGGTATCTCTCGACAATGTTGGGGTGTGGAACCTCAGAGCAGAAAACCTGGACAGGTGGTATTTAGGGCAGGAGACGTATATGCGAGTCATTAATCCTGAAGATCACAGCAACAAGACAGAAATGCCGGTGCCTGAAAACGTTCTTTATTGTGGTGCCCTTGCATCTAAGCAAAA GAAACAGAAAGCATCTTCAGCGACAACCATATTTGGAAGCTCAGAGCTATATTTTACATTGCTGTTGGTATTCTCTGCTGTTATCAGTTTTCTATTCTAG